In the Helianthus annuus cultivar XRQ/B chromosome 11, HanXRQr2.0-SUNRISE, whole genome shotgun sequence genome, one interval contains:
- the LOC110890343 gene encoding UDP-glycosyltransferase 76H1 has product MAEQSWRLVLTASPLQGHMSPMLHLATFLHSKGFSITIAHSELNRPDPSNYPAFTFIPLPDNLSSSNTPSFANAVQFMQTLNDNCRPHFQELLVQIQKQKESIVVIHDNLMYFAGSVATHLGLPSIILRTSSASTFPVLKIIPQLHQQGRLPVQDCMLQEIVTELDPLRYKDLPFSGLTVQQTLETINIIMPKKTPSAFIWNTLEFLEPSALTQIHHHYQVPVFPIGPLHKIIPTPSSTSFLEEDTSCISWLDKQAPKSVVYVSLGSIANIDEKISTEMAWGLANSNQPFLWVIRPGSVKGFEWIEFLPEGLVTEMKVRGLIVKWAPQKEVLAHSAVGGFWSHCGWNSTLESLSEGVPMLCQPFELDQKINSRYVCFVWKMGVEIFVERGEIEGAIRRVLVGKEGEEMKQKAKEIQGKVKVAVSHRGSSQNSLKKLVDFILSL; this is encoded by the exons ATGGCGGAGCAAAGCTGGCGATTGGTGTTGACAGCCAGTCCACTCCAAGGCCATATGAGCCCCATGCTCCACCTTGCCACCTTCCTTCATTCCAAAGGCTTCTCCATAACCATTGCTCACTCCGAGTTGAACCGCCCCGATCCTTCAAACTATCCTGCTTTCACCTTCATTCCTCTACCCGACAACTTATCATCATCTAACACCCCTAGTTTCGCAAACGCTGTCCAGTTCATGCAAACTCTCAATGATAACTGCAGGCCCCACTTCCAGGAACTCCTTGTTCAGATACAAAAACAGAAGGAATCAATAGTTGTTATCCATGATAATCTCATGTACTTTGCTGGATCAGTCGCCACTCATCTGGGTCTACCCTCCATCATCTTGCGAACCAGCAGTGCATCTACCTTCCCTGTACTCAAGATCATCCCTCAGCTTCATCAACAAGGTCGACTTCCTGTACAAG ATTGTATGTTGCAGGAGATAGTTACAGAACTAGATCCCTTGAGATATAAAGATCTACCCTTTAGTGGTCTCACAGTACAACAAACACTTGAAACGATCAACATAATCATGCCCAAGAAAACTCCATCAGCCTTTATATGGAACACCCTTGAATTTCTTGAACCATCCGCACTAACCCAAATCCACCATCACTACCAAGTTCCGGTTTTCCCTATCGGACCATTGCACAAAATAATCCCAACACCTTCCAGTACAAGCTTTCTTGAAGAGGATACAAGTTGCATCTCATGGCTAGACAAACAAGCACCCAAATCAGTGGTTTATGTGAGCTTAGGAAGCATAGCAAACATTGATGAAAAGATATCGACTGAAATGGCATGGGGTCTAGCCAACAGTAACCAGCCCTTCCTGTGGGTGATTCGACCTGGTTCGGTTAAAGGGTTTGAATGGATTGAGTTTTTGCCGGAGGGTTTGGTGACTGAGATGAAGGTGAGAGGTTTGATCGTGAAATGGGCACCGCAGAAGGAAGTCTTGGCACATTCTGCAGTTGGAGGGTTTTGGAGCCATTGTGGTTGGAATTCGACGTTGGAAAGCTTGTCTGAAGGGGTTCCGATGTTGTGCCAGCCGTTTGAATTAGATCAAAAGATTAACTCTAGGTATGTATGTTTTGTGTGGAAGATGGGTGTTGAAATTTTTGTGGAGAGAGGGGAGATTGAAGGTGCAATCAGAAgagttttggtgggtaaagaaGGGGAAGAGATGAAGCAGAAGGCTAAGGAAATTCAAGGAAAGGTTAAAGTTGCGGTCAGTCATCGCGGTTCGTCGCAGAACTCTTTAAAGAAGTTGGTAGACTTCATTTTATCACTATAA
- the LOC110888298 gene encoding uncharacterized protein LOC110888298: MTEAARKHFFQIHELDELRDTAYARSLGIKERTKLLHDRRLRKMKEFSKGDKVLLYNSRLKLFAGKLKSKWPGPFMVHYVFPYGAVEIMDEKDGRTWTVNGHRLKQYVGGAINEDEREEIPLEIPPKAAN; the protein is encoded by the coding sequence ATGACCGAAGCCGCTAGGAAGCATTTCTTTCAAATTCATGAGCTTGACGAGCTTAGGGATACAGCGTATGCTCGATCGTTGGGAATCAAGGAGAGAACAAAGTTGTTACATGATAGAAGGTTGCGGAAAATGAAGGAGTTTAGCAAAGGCGATAAAGTGCTTCTTTATAACTCGAGATTGAAGCTTTTTGCAGGTAAGTTGAAATCGAAGTGGCCGGGACCTTTTATGGTTCACTATGTGTTTCCGTATGGAGCGGTGGAAATCATGGATGAGAAGGATGGCCGTACTTGGACGGTAAATGGCCATCGGTTGAAACAGTACGTTGGAGGAGCAATAAATGAGGATGAGCGGGAGGAAATTCCTCTCGAAATCCCACCTAAAGCCGCCAATTAG
- the LOC110888297 gene encoding uncharacterized protein LOC110888297 gives MPKYAKLSNVPLNGGCSAVVLNKLPEKLTDPGIFTIPCLFGSNTNTRALADLGASINLMPFSLYEKLDLGELAPTRMTLSIADRSVKYPRGIVENLLVKVDKFVFPADFVILDMEADERVPVILGRPFLRTAKALIDVYDGKITLRVSEERVTFEIDRSMNHPSGSDDYSGPCHSVYFLNSFISCVDHCLEYISGADLVVGEKVEEEAKSVVEVKEEGNPLIPDVLAVSDDTTQPPPLELKVLPSHLEYAFLGEGRGGFRATRYYFICVRGE, from the coding sequence atgCCTAAATACGCGAAGTTGTCTAACGTCCCGTTGAATGGGGGATGTTCCGCCGTGGTGTTAAATAAGCTTCCCGAAAAGCTTACCGATCCCGGTATTTTTACCATTCCTTGTCTATTCGGTAGCAACACCAACACTAGAGCTTTGGCCGACTTAGGTGCTAGCATCAACTTGATGCCCTTTTCTCTTTATGAGAAGCTAGACCTAGGAGAGCTTGCACCCACCCGAATGACATTGTCCATAGCCGATCGGTCCGTTAAATACCCTAGGGGTATAGTTGAGAACTTGCTAGTTAAGGTAGACAAATTCGTGTTTCCCGCCGATTTTGTAATTCTTGATATGGAGGCGGATGAGAGAGTTCCCGTTATACTAGGCCGTCCATTCTTGCGTACCGCGAAAGCTCTCATAGATGTTTACGATGGTAAGATCACTCTTAGGGTCAGTGAGGAGAGAGTTACTTTTGAGATAGACCGTTCCATGAACCACCCGAGTGGTTCGGATGACTATAGTGGTCCTTGCCATTCCGTCTACTTCTTGAATTCGTTTATCTCCTGTGTCGATCATTGCCTAGAATATATTAGTGGTGCGGACCTGGTGGTAGGAGAGAAGGTAGAAGAGGAAGCGAAGAGTGTAGTTGAAGTTAAAGAAGAGGGGAATCCTTTAATCCCCGATGTCTTAGCGGTTAGTGATGATACCACCCAACCCCCACCCTTAGAACTTAAGGTACTTCCATCTCATCTAGAGTATGCTTTCTTAGGGGAGGGTAGGGGAGGGTTCCGAGCTACCCGTTATTATTTCATCTGCGTTAGAGGAGAGTGA